In Helianthus annuus cultivar XRQ/B chromosome 9, HanXRQr2.0-SUNRISE, whole genome shotgun sequence, the following are encoded in one genomic region:
- the LOC110879558 gene encoding aldehyde oxidase GLOX1-like, producing the protein MTSTLLYHHLLLSVILLLHAPLCPAAAGGSWSVLLPSIGISAMHMQLLPNDRVVMYDRTDFGISNISLPNGKCRPNSTDCSAHSVEYDVGSNTIRPLMVLTNVWCSSGTLMPDGSLVQTGGWAEGYRRVRIYKSCATCDWQEISNGLNQQRWYATNHLLPDGRQIIIGGRQAFNYEFYPKMSATENSPSFPFLVQTNDPNVENNLYPFVFLYPDGNLFVFANNRAILFNYSKNQVVKTYPTMPGGQPRNYPSTGSAVLLPLRMKEGVAESVEVLVCWGAPKGAFANANNGRFDGALDTCGRIRISDPNSQWVMETMPLARVMGDMLLLPNGHVLIINGASAGVAGWELGRNPVLSPVTYRPDNQIGSRFEVQNPSTKPRVYHSTAVLLRDGRVLVGGSNPHDKYVFTNVLYPTELSLEAFSPSYLDPSSSSSRPRILSPKTKTKIRYGKRIAVTFTVPGPVDLNSVSVTIVSPSFNTHSLSMNQRLLVLDSANSTKALGRSTYRVGVTAPPSGNFAPAGHYLLYVVHKEIPSSGIWVRMQR; encoded by the coding sequence ATGACCAGCACCCTCCTCTATCACCATCTTCTCCTTTCAGTTATCCTCCTCCTTCATGCCCCATTGTGTCCAGCTGCTGCTGGTGGATCATGGTCCGTCCTCCTCCCAAGCATTGGCATCTCAGCCATGCACATGCAGCTCCTTCCCAACGACCGTGTTGTAATGTATGATCGTACCGACTTTGGAATCTCCAACATCTCTCTTCCAAATGGCAAGTGCCGCCCTAACTCCACCGACTGCTCTGCCCACTCCGTCGAGTATGATGTCGGTTCCAATACTATACGACCGCTCATGGTGCTCACCAACGTATGGTGTTCCTCAGGAACATTAATGCCTGACGGCAGCTTAGTCCAGACCGGAGGATGGGCTGAGGGTTACCGTAGGGTCAGGATTTATAAATCATGTGCCACATGTGACTGGCAAGAGATATCAAATGGGTTGAACCAACAGAGGTGGTATGCAACAAATCACCTATTGCCTGACGGGCGACAAATTATCATCGGCGGTCGTCAGGCATTTAACTATGAATTCTACCCAAAGATGTCGGCCACTGAGAACTCTCCCAGCTTTCCGTTTTTGGTCCAGACGAATGACCCCAATGTTGAGAATAATTTATACCCATTTGTGTTTCTCTATCCAGACGGGAACTTGTTTGTTTTCGCCAATAACCGTGCCATTTTATTCAACTACTCTAAGAACCAAGTTGTCAAGACCTACCCGACAATGCCCGGCGGGCAACCAAGGAACTACCCGAGCACTGGCTCTGCGGTACTACTCCCTTTGAGAATGAAAGAGGGGGTTGCCGAATCCGTTGAAGTGTTGGTTTGTTGGGGCGCGCCCAAAGGAGCATTTGCTAATGCAAATAATGGAAGATTTGACGGAGCATTAGATACCTGCGGGCGGATTAGAATATCCGACCCCAATTCTCAGTGGGTCATGGAAACAATGCCTTTGGCTCGAGTCATGGGTGACATGTTGTTGCTTCCCAACGGCCATGTCTTGATCATCAACGGTGCCTCAGCAGGGGTTGCCGGGTGGGAGCTTGGTAGGAACCCCGTTCTCAGCCCTGTAACTTATAGACCTGATAACCAAATTGGGTCTAGATTTGAGGTGCAAAATCCAAGCACAAAACCAAGAGTGTACCATTCCACAGCGGTCCTACTGCGAGATGGTCGGGTTCTTGTTGGTGGAAGCAACCCTCACGACAAATATGTGTTCACCAACGTGCTTTATCCAACCGAACTAAGCCTGGAGGCATTTTCTCCTTCTTATTTGGATCCAAGCTCTTCTTCTTCACGCCCCAGGATTTTATCACCCAAGACTAAAACTAAGATACGCTATGGAAAACGGATCGCTGTTACATTTACGGTACCAGGACCTGTAGATCTGAATTCGGTCAGCGTGACAATCGTGTCTCCTTCATTTAACACACACTCGTTATCTATGAATCAAAGGTTGTTGGTTCTCGACAGCGCTAACTCTACCAAAGCTCTCGGAAGGTCTACCTATAGAGTAGGTGTGACGGCACCTCCATCGGGTAACTTTGCACCCGCGGGTCATTATCTACTGTATGTGGTTCATAAAGAAATTCCAAGCTCGGGCATTTGGGTCCGAATGCAACGATAA
- the LOC110879559 gene encoding aldehyde oxidase GLOX1 gives MTSTLLYHHLLLSVILLLHAPLCPAAAGGSWSVLLPSIGISAMHMQLLPNDRVVMYDRTDFGISNISLPNGKCRPNSTDCSAHSVEYDVGSNTIRPLMVLTNVWCSSGTLMPDGSLVQTGGWADGYRRVRIYKSCATCDWQEISNGLNQQRWYATNHLLPDGRQIIIGGRQAFNYEFYPKMSATENSPSFPFLVQTNDPNVENNLYPFVFLYPDGNLFVFANNRAILFNYSKNQVVKTYPTMPGGQPRNYPSTGSAVLLPLRMKEGVAESVEVLVCGGAPKGAFANANNGRFDGALDTCGRIRISDPNPQWVMETMPLARVMGDMLLLPNGHVLIINGASAGVAGWELGRNPVLSPVTYRPDNQIGSRFEVQNPSTKPRVYHSTAVLLRDGRVLVGGSNPHDKYVFTNVLYPTELSLEAFSPSYLDPSSSSSRPRILSPKTKTKIRYGKRIAVTFTVPGPVDLNSVSVTIVSPSFNTHSLSMNQRLLVLDSANSTKALGRSTYRVGVTAPASGNFAPAGHYLLYVVHKEIPSSGIWVRMQR, from the coding sequence ATGACCAGCACCCTCCTCTATCACCATCTTCTCCTTTCAGTTATCCTCCTCCTTCATGCCCCATTGTGTCCAGCTGCTGCTGGTGGATCATGGTCCGTCCTCCTCCCAAGCATTGGCATCTCAGCCATGCACATGCAGCTCCTTCCCAACGACCGTGTTGTAATGTATGATCGTACCGACTTTGGAATCTCCAACATCTCTCTTCCAAATGGCAAGTGCCGCCCTAACTCCACCGACTGCTCTGCCCACTCCGTCGAGTATGATGTCGGTTCCAATACTATACGACCGCTCATGGTGCTCACCAACGTATGGTGTTCTTCAGGAACATTAATGCCTGACGGCAGCTTAGTCCAGACCGGAGGATGGGCTGACGGTTACCGTAGGGTCAGGATTTATAAATCATGTGCCACATGTGACTGGCAAGAGATATCAAATGGGTTGAACCAACAGAGGTGGTATGCAACAAATCACCTATTGCCTGACGGGCGACAAATTATCATCGGCGGTCGTCAGGCATTTAACTATGAATTCTACCCAAAGATGTCGGCCACCGAGAACTCTCCCAGCTTTCCGTTTTTGGTCCAGACGAATGACCCCAATGTTGAGAATAATTTATACCCATTTGTGTTTCTCTATCCAGACGGGAACTTGTTTGTTTTCGCCAATAACCGTGCCATTTTATTCAACTACTCTAAGAACCAAGTTGTCAAGACCTACCCGACAATGCCCGGCGGGCAACCAAGGAACTACCCGAGCACTGGCTCTGCGGTACTACTCCCTTTGAGAATGAAAGAGGGGGTTGCCGAATCCGTTGAAGTGTTGGTTTGTGGGGGCGCGCCCAAAGGAGCATTTGCTAATGCAAATAATGGAAGATTTGACGGGGCATTAGATACCTGCGGGCGGATTAGAATATCCGACCCCAATCCTCAGTGGGTCATGGAAACAATGCCTTTGGCTCGAGTCATGGGTGACATGTTGTTGCTTCCCAACGGCCATGTCTTGATCATCAACGGTGCCTCAGCAGGGGTTGCCGGGTGGGAGCTTGGTAGGAACCCCGTTCTCAGCCCTGTAACTTATAGACCTGATAACCAAATTGGGTCTAGATTTGAGGTGCAAAATCCAAGCACAAAACCAAGAGTGTACCATTCCACAGCGGTCCTACTGCGAGATGGTCGGGTTCTTGTTGGTGGAAGCAACCCTCACGACAAATATGTGTTCACCAACGTGCTTTATCCAACCGAACTAAGCCTGGAGGCATTTTCTCCTTCTTATTTGGATCCAAGCTCTTCTTCTTCACGCCCCAGGATTTTATCACCCAAGACTAAAACTAAGATACGCTATGGAAAACGGATCGCTGTTACATTTACGGTACCAGGACCTGTAGATCTGAATTCGGTCAGCGTGACAATCGTGTCTCCTTCATTTAACACACACTCGTTATCTATGAATCAAAGGTTGTTGGTTCTCGACAGCGCTAACTCTACCAAAGCTCTCGGAAGGTCTACCTATAGAGTAGGTGTGACGGCACCTGCATCGGGTAACTTTGCACCCGCGGGTCATTATCTACTGTATGTGGTTCATAAAGAAATTCCAAGCTCGGGCATTTGGGTCCGAATGCAACGATAA